One Dictyoglomus thermophilum H-6-12 DNA window includes the following coding sequences:
- a CDS encoding arsenate reductase ArsC gives MAKKKILFVCTHNSARSQMAEGIVNALYGDEYEAYSAGTEPRGVNPLAIEVLKEIGIDISHHRSKSIEEFKGQEFDYVVTVCDNAKENCPFFPGGKKYIHRGFMDPASVEGSYEEKLYAFRKVRDEIMDWIKSYFIENKDEGVSFFTPINKI, from the coding sequence ATGGCAAAGAAGAAAATACTCTTTGTATGTACCCATAATTCCGCCAGGTCTCAAATGGCGGAAGGAATTGTAAATGCTTTATATGGAGATGAGTATGAAGCATACTCTGCGGGTACAGAGCCACGAGGGGTAAATCCACTTGCCATAGAGGTATTGAAAGAAATTGGAATTGATATATCTCATCACAGAAGCAAAAGTATAGAAGAGTTTAAAGGGCAGGAATTCGATTATGTGGTTACTGTTTGTGATAATGCAAAGGAGAATTGTCCCTTCTTTCCCGGAGGTAAAAAATATATTCATAGGGGATTTATGGATCCTGCAAGCGTGGAGGGAAGTTATGAGGAGAAGCTTTACGCTTTTAGAAAGGTTAGGGATGAGATCATGGATTGGATAAAAAGTTATTTTATTGAGAATAAAGATGAAGGAGTCTCTTTCTTTACCCCAATAAATAAGATTTAA
- a CDS encoding GGDEF domain-containing protein → MKLPEGFQEIFDRVSDGVYFVDTERKILYWNKQAEEIAGYKRKEIINSHCYDNILRHMDDEGRELCKDKCPLVYAIENNKYIEKRVYLHHKNGQRVPVFVRVLPLKDEENRIIGAIEIFNEAIEFTNLKKELEKLRELTYIDELTGVLNRRGLNFFLRKQINNFKKNKKAFGVLFMDIDNFKEINDRYGHNVGDKVLKMLSETLKNNLRTEDMVARYGGDEFVVILQVGDINTLESLTKRIKNLIENSFLEEAGRIIKITVSVGGTLIRENDTMNTLLKRADELMYQSKKEGKNLYKISL, encoded by the coding sequence ATGAAACTGCCAGAAGGGTTTCAAGAAATCTTTGATAGAGTTTCTGATGGGGTTTATTTTGTAGATACTGAGAGAAAGATTTTGTATTGGAATAAACAGGCAGAAGAAATAGCTGGATATAAAAGGAAAGAAATAATAAATTCTCATTGCTATGATAATATTTTAAGACATATGGATGACGAAGGTAGAGAGCTTTGTAAGGATAAGTGCCCATTAGTGTATGCCATAGAAAATAATAAGTATATAGAAAAGAGAGTATATCTTCACCACAAAAATGGTCAGAGAGTTCCTGTCTTTGTTAGGGTTTTGCCTCTTAAGGATGAGGAGAATAGAATCATTGGAGCTATAGAGATTTTTAATGAGGCGATAGAGTTTACAAATTTAAAGAAGGAATTGGAAAAGTTGAGAGAGCTTACTTATATTGATGAACTCACGGGGGTTTTAAATAGAAGGGGACTTAATTTTTTCCTTAGAAAGCAAATTAATAATTTTAAAAAAAATAAAAAGGCTTTTGGGGTTTTGTTTATGGATATTGATAATTTCAAGGAAATAAATGACAGATATGGGCATAATGTAGGGGACAAAGTTTTAAAAATGCTATCAGAAACTTTAAAGAATAATTTGAGAACAGAGGATATGGTAGCTAGGTATGGTGGAGATGAATTTGTAGTTATCCTACAGGTTGGAGATATTAATACTTTGGAGAGCTTAACTAAGAGGATAAAAAATCTTATTGAAAACTCTTTTTTAGAGGAGGCTGGAAGAATTATAAAGATTACTGTCTCTGTTGGAGGAACTTTAATTAGGGAAAATGACACAATGAACACCCTATTAAAGAGAGCAGATGAACTGATGTATCAGAGTAAAAAGGAAGGTAAAAACTTATATAAGATTTCCTTGTAA
- a CDS encoding DUF86 domain-containing protein, translated as MVIRDRVKKLEENITILEDFKNRYSLENVKKDKIIQWALKYGLYLCITGIGEIACGIVNERNLGNAKNYKECIAILGDNDILDRMSAEKLINYVNIRDMLKRPYIDVDLEKLYSFTEKLDFFRDFVSKVKNFT; from the coding sequence ATGGTTATTAGGGATAGAGTTAAGAAGCTTGAGGAGAATATTACTATTCTTGAGGATTTTAAAAATAGGTATTCCTTGGAGAATGTTAAAAAAGATAAGATAATTCAATGGGCTTTGAAGTATGGGTTATATTTATGTATAACAGGTATAGGGGAAATTGCCTGTGGTATTGTGAATGAGAGAAATTTAGGTAATGCCAAAAATTATAAAGAGTGTATTGCTATATTAGGGGATAATGATATTCTTGATAGAATGTCTGCAGAAAAATTAATAAATTATGTAAATATAAGAGATATGTTAAAGAGACCTTACATTGATGTAGATCTTGAGAAGCTCTACTCTTTTACAGAAAAGCTTGACTTTTTTAGAGATTTCGTAAGTAAGGTCAAGAACTTTACTTAG
- a CDS encoding alkaline phosphatase translates to MRFDRVFSKVLLIFILVLGFVFFSSSFGVALQSSSSLYKGKPVKYIFWFIGDGMGLNHVYLTEAFLGRKSNSPSIEKLSFTQFPNVGLMTTYAADSYITDSASAITAMAAGKKTNDGVINMDPTLKFKYKSVAEEARDLGYKVGVLTSVSIDHATPAGMYAHQPSRNNYYAIALELFESNFDYFGGGGFLQPQGKDGKQKDVYEIAKEKGYKIVDKIEDFLKLRKGDNKIVAINPILDSSKALPYAINRLRGANLGLSLADFTKKAIELLDNPKGFFIMVEGGKIDWAAHANDAGSVIYDVLDFNEAIKVALEFYKKRPFETVIIVTADHETGGLSIGYAGTRYEVYLDVLSRQKISYDEFTKVVNEYKSKVKREEAKLSDLLPQIKEYYGLEILSPEVRKELENRAKAGDKEAKIRLQLALNESEIEELEKAFKLSMMDPKERPNDAKSYLLYGGYDPLTITVTRILNQKAGISWTSYSHTGMPVPVYAIGAGSYIFNGYYDNTDLYKKLMSLIGKDPYKDNVLSSAEVRELVFSK, encoded by the coding sequence GTGAGGTTTGACAGGGTGTTTTCAAAAGTTCTCCTAATATTTATTTTGGTGTTAGGTTTTGTATTCTTTTCCTCTTCTTTTGGGGTAGCTCTTCAGTCTTCCTCTTCCCTCTATAAAGGAAAGCCTGTAAAGTATATCTTTTGGTTTATTGGGGATGGAATGGGATTAAATCATGTATATCTGACAGAAGCGTTTCTTGGCAGGAAATCCAATAGTCCATCTATAGAGAAGTTAAGTTTTACTCAGTTTCCTAATGTGGGTTTGATGACAACTTATGCTGCTGATAGTTATATTACTGATTCTGCATCTGCTATTACTGCTATGGCAGCAGGTAAGAAGACTAATGATGGAGTAATTAATATGGATCCAACTCTTAAGTTTAAATATAAGAGTGTTGCTGAGGAGGCAAGGGATTTAGGATATAAAGTAGGGGTTTTAACCAGTGTATCTATTGACCATGCAACTCCTGCTGGCATGTATGCTCATCAACCAAGTAGAAATAATTACTATGCTATAGCTCTTGAACTTTTTGAAAGTAATTTTGACTATTTTGGGGGAGGCGGATTCTTACAGCCTCAGGGTAAGGATGGAAAACAAAAGGATGTATATGAGATTGCAAAAGAAAAAGGATATAAGATTGTGGATAAGATTGAGGATTTTTTGAAGTTGAGAAAAGGAGATAATAAAATAGTCGCTATCAATCCTATACTTGATTCTTCAAAGGCACTACCTTATGCTATAAACCGCTTAAGAGGAGCAAATTTGGGACTCTCTCTTGCAGATTTTACTAAAAAGGCTATAGAGCTTTTAGACAATCCTAAGGGCTTCTTTATAATGGTAGAGGGTGGAAAAATTGACTGGGCTGCTCATGCTAACGATGCAGGTTCAGTTATATATGATGTTTTAGATTTCAATGAAGCAATAAAAGTGGCGTTAGAGTTCTATAAGAAGAGACCCTTTGAGACAGTTATCATTGTTACAGCAGATCATGAAACAGGAGGCTTGAGTATAGGTTATGCAGGAACAAGATATGAGGTATACCTTGATGTACTTTCACGTCAAAAAATATCCTACGATGAGTTTACAAAGGTTGTTAACGAGTATAAGAGCAAAGTAAAAAGAGAAGAGGCTAAACTTTCTGATCTTTTGCCTCAAATTAAAGAATACTATGGTCTTGAGATATTAAGCCCTGAGGTAAGGAAGGAACTTGAAAATAGGGCAAAAGCTGGAGATAAAGAGGCAAAAATAAGATTACAACTTGCATTGAATGAAAGTGAAATTGAAGAGCTTGAAAAAGCCTTTAAACTTTCCATGATGGATCCAAAAGAAAGACCTAACGATGCTAAGAGTTATCTATTATATGGTGGCTATGATCCTTTAACTATTACTGTGACTCGTATTCTAAATCAAAAGGCAGGAATATCTTGGACATCATATTCTCACACTGGTATGCCTGTACCTGTTTATGCTATTGGTGCTGGATCTTATATCTTCAATGGATATTATGACAACACTGATCTTTATAAAAAGCTAATGAGTTTGATAGGAAAAGATCCTTATAAGGACAATGTATTATCTTCAGCTGAAGTTAGAGAGTTGGTGTTTAGTAAGTAA
- a CDS encoding TldD/PmbA family protein, with protein MFDVLRGLISKVSADYVDIRYEKMSETKIVLNNREIFQLGTNTGDGFVVRILKNGGFSSVAFTRIEDAEKALKICLENAELISKNSKKKVRLAEVEVVKDTFIPNLKEDPRAVSIDEKLELLMHYNEIPLKFENITTNMQYTEVVREKYFVSSEGTEIREDLITTGIRGMLISRDGSLVQNVRVGIGGSDGFYRLRNREEEFEKKTKIVLDLLKAEPVIGGVYNVILNPDMTGVFTHEAFGHFSEADLIEDNPSMRERMKIGAKLGNDILTIIDDPTIPNQLGFYKYDDEGVRARRTYLLKDGVLVGRLHSRRTAAEFGEPVTGHCVAEDYRYPPIVRMGNIFIEPKDKSFEELLELLGDGLYILDAKGGQTSGENFTFGAQYAFEVKNGKIGKLLRDINISGNLYKTLMDIVAIGKDFELSEVGGCGKGQLNIRSCHGGPHILVKNVVIGGVK; from the coding sequence ATGTTTGATGTCTTGAGGGGGTTGATCTCAAAGGTTAGTGCAGACTACGTGGATATTCGATATGAGAAGATGAGTGAGACGAAGATTGTTTTAAACAACCGAGAAATATTCCAGTTAGGTACTAATACGGGAGACGGATTTGTGGTAAGAATACTTAAAAATGGTGGATTTTCTTCTGTAGCATTTACAAGAATTGAGGATGCAGAGAAAGCTCTGAAGATTTGTCTTGAGAATGCTGAATTAATCTCAAAAAATTCAAAGAAAAAGGTTAGGCTTGCAGAAGTAGAGGTTGTAAAAGACACTTTTATACCCAACTTGAAGGAGGATCCAAGAGCCGTTTCTATAGATGAAAAACTTGAACTTTTGATGCACTATAATGAGATTCCCTTAAAGTTTGAAAATATTACTACTAATATGCAGTACACTGAAGTTGTAAGAGAGAAGTATTTTGTAAGTTCGGAGGGCACAGAGATAAGAGAAGATCTAATAACTACTGGAATAAGAGGAATGCTTATAAGTAGAGATGGCTCTTTGGTGCAGAACGTAAGGGTAGGGATAGGTGGAAGTGATGGATTTTATAGATTGAGAAATAGAGAAGAGGAGTTTGAAAAGAAGACAAAAATTGTTCTAGACCTTTTAAAGGCAGAGCCAGTGATAGGAGGAGTATATAATGTGATATTAAATCCAGATATGACAGGAGTTTTTACTCATGAGGCCTTTGGACATTTTTCTGAGGCGGATTTGATCGAAGATAATCCATCTATGAGGGAAAGAATGAAGATAGGGGCTAAACTTGGCAATGATATTTTGACCATAATCGATGATCCTACTATACCAAATCAGTTAGGTTTTTATAAATACGATGATGAAGGAGTTAGAGCAAGAAGGACTTATCTATTGAAAGATGGTGTATTGGTGGGAAGACTTCACTCAAGGAGAACGGCGGCAGAGTTTGGTGAGCCTGTTACAGGACACTGTGTGGCAGAGGATTATAGATATCCTCCTATTGTAAGGATGGGGAATATATTTATTGAACCCAAGGATAAATCCTTTGAGGAACTTTTAGAGCTTCTTGGCGATGGTCTGTACATATTGGATGCAAAAGGTGGTCAGACTTCTGGTGAGAATTTTACCTTTGGTGCTCAATATGCTTTTGAGGTTAAAAATGGGAAAATAGGAAAATTACTGAGAGATATAAACATCTCAGGTAATCTTTACAAAACTTTAATGGACATTGTGGCTATTGGAAAAGACTTTGAGCTTTCAGAGGTTGGCGGTTGTGGTAAAGGACAGCTTAATATAAGATCTTGTCATGGTGGTCCTCATATATTGGTTAAAAATGTAGTTATAGGGGGTGTCAAATAA
- a CDS encoding peroxiredoxin encodes MQKRGLEIGSQAPDFSLKDQNGDEFKLSNYKGKKILLSFHPLAWTSICSKQMLSLEENYNKFLELNTIPVGVSVDPVPSKKAWAENLQLKNLKILSDFWPHGKVAKLFNIFREEDGFSERANIIIDEEGKIVFFKIYPIRELPDINEIIEFLSNK; translated from the coding sequence ATGCAAAAAAGAGGTTTAGAAATTGGCTCTCAAGCCCCTGATTTCTCTTTGAAAGATCAAAATGGAGATGAATTTAAACTTTCCAATTATAAAGGGAAAAAGATACTTCTTTCTTTTCATCCCCTTGCTTGGACTTCTATATGTTCTAAACAAATGTTATCCCTAGAAGAGAACTATAACAAATTCTTAGAACTCAATACTATCCCTGTGGGAGTAAGTGTTGATCCAGTACCTTCTAAAAAGGCTTGGGCAGAAAATTTACAATTAAAAAATTTAAAAATTCTCTCTGATTTTTGGCCACATGGTAAAGTAGCAAAGCTGTTTAATATATTCCGTGAGGAAGATGGATTCTCAGAAAGAGCGAACATAATAATAGATGAAGAGGGAAAAATAGTTTTCTTTAAAATATATCCCATAAGAGAACTTCCTGATATAAATGAGATAATAGAATTTTTAAGTAATAAATAA
- a CDS encoding DUF4388 domain-containing protein yields the protein MIVQGSIEILDLLTLISFLSYSNKSGILMLNANHSEGAIFFSNGEIVDAFLENKRGEEALVHLILNHSAVNFCFYQSNISRNNTINKKSEVLILELMKIFDENNNKDLLLV from the coding sequence ATGATTGTTCAGGGAAGCATAGAAATTCTTGATCTTCTTACTCTAATAAGTTTTCTTTCTTATTCTAATAAAAGTGGTATTCTTATGTTGAATGCAAATCATAGCGAGGGAGCTATATTTTTTAGTAATGGAGAAATAGTTGATGCTTTTTTAGAGAACAAAAGAGGAGAAGAAGCATTGGTTCATCTTATATTAAACCATTCAGCAGTGAATTTCTGCTTTTATCAAAGTAATATTTCTAGAAATAATACAATCAATAAAAAGTCTGAAGTTCTAATACTTGAACTTATGAAGATTTTTGATGAAAATAATAACAAAGATCTTCTTTTGGTATAG